In Aquiflexum balticum DSM 16537, a single genomic region encodes these proteins:
- a CDS encoding S8 family serine peptidase, giving the protein MGNFRNLLFITFLVGLSFSVFGQNRYAVHFKFKPQESYSLSNPSDFLTQKSIERRERQQIAMDSLDLPVSQKYLEQLESSVNMIFYSSHWLNAAIVSANPENIASISELPFVREVNLIAPGDFSQRKSDLNPKGKAGLSSKSTGKSNKTESSFDFQNQLLGIQEMHEAGFKGKGVTIAVFDAGFPGVDKIGAFSHLFDNNQLIGTKDFVHVGNNNVFSKHQHGTNVLSLIASNQEDLLIAGAPESDYILCITEDVPTEYRIEEYNWVKAAEYADSLGVDIINSSVGYWDFDDPSMNYTIEDLDGETAVVTKGATIAGNKGILIVTSAGNYGSRGTSSLTVPADANGILAIGSVNDNFSRSIFSSQGPTADGRVKPEVSAFGDRVWLLNSNGTLIRSSGTSFSSPQIAALAAGIWQGRPEWTKDELLENILRSASQTENPDNLLGFGIPDFKRAYFGEILSTTIIDLENNWKIYPNPVYGSELFLNFGNQLVSELSIIDMHGNLVKKETISRQSIQKPFEVSLPMISSGIYMVQMQSGKDVKRTKLMKR; this is encoded by the coding sequence ATGGGAAACTTTAGAAATCTACTTTTTATAACCTTCTTAGTCGGGTTGAGTTTTTCTGTTTTTGGCCAAAACAGGTATGCTGTGCATTTTAAATTCAAACCTCAGGAAAGTTATTCCTTAAGCAATCCCTCAGATTTTTTAACCCAAAAGTCTATTGAGCGGAGAGAAAGACAGCAGATTGCAATGGATAGCCTAGATCTTCCGGTGTCTCAAAAATACCTTGAACAATTGGAATCAAGCGTCAATATGATTTTTTATAGTAGCCATTGGCTGAATGCAGCAATTGTCAGTGCCAATCCAGAAAACATCGCTTCTATTTCGGAACTTCCTTTTGTGCGGGAAGTGAATTTAATTGCTCCTGGTGATTTTTCCCAAAGAAAATCGGATCTTAATCCCAAGGGAAAAGCCGGATTAAGTTCGAAAAGCACCGGAAAGTCGAATAAAACAGAATCCTCATTTGATTTTCAAAATCAATTATTGGGTATTCAGGAAATGCATGAAGCGGGATTTAAAGGTAAAGGGGTTACAATCGCAGTTTTTGATGCGGGCTTTCCAGGGGTGGATAAAATCGGAGCATTTTCCCATTTATTTGATAACAACCAACTGATCGGTACCAAAGATTTTGTCCATGTAGGTAATAACAATGTATTCAGCAAACATCAGCATGGTACCAATGTACTGTCTTTAATCGCTTCCAATCAGGAAGATTTACTTATTGCCGGAGCTCCTGAATCTGATTATATTCTCTGTATTACAGAAGATGTTCCTACTGAATATAGAATTGAAGAGTATAATTGGGTTAAAGCCGCTGAATATGCCGACAGTCTCGGGGTGGATATTATAAACAGTTCGGTTGGTTATTGGGATTTTGATGATCCGAGTATGAATTACACGATTGAAGATTTGGACGGAGAAACGGCTGTGGTGACCAAAGGTGCAACAATAGCAGGTAATAAGGGGATTTTGATAGTGACAAGTGCAGGTAATTATGGTTCAAGAGGAACTTCTTCTCTTACGGTACCTGCAGATGCAAATGGGATTTTGGCAATAGGCTCAGTCAATGATAATTTTAGCAGGTCAATATTCAGTTCCCAAGGACCAACAGCAGATGGCCGAGTAAAACCCGAAGTTTCAGCTTTTGGGGATAGGGTTTGGTTGTTAAATTCTAATGGGACTTTGATCAGATCCAGTGGTACATCTTTTTCTTCTCCCCAAATTGCAGCCCTTGCTGCGGGGATTTGGCAAGGCAGGCCCGAATGGACAAAAGATGAATTACTGGAGAATATCTTGAGGAGTGCTTCACAAACTGAAAATCCTGACAATCTGTTGGGATTTGGAATCCCGGATTTCAAAAGAGCCTATTTTGGTGAAATTTTGAGCACGACAATTATTGATTTGGAGAATAATTGGAAAATTTATCCCAATCCTGTTTACGGGTCTGAACTTTTTTTGAATTTTGGAAACCAGTTGGTCAGTGAATTGTCCATTATTGACATGCATGGTAATTTGGTCAAAAAAGAAACCATAAGCAGGCAATCCATCCAAAAACCTTTTGAGGTGTCGCTACCTATGATTAGTTCTGGCATATATATGGTTCAAATGCAATCCGGTAAAGATGTAAAACGGACAAAATTGATGAAAAGGTAG
- the rpe gene encoding ribulose-phosphate 3-epimerase, translating to MPIQISPSVLASDFANLQSEIEMLNDSEADFIHVDIMDGVFVPNISFGIPVTEAINKHAKKPLDVHLMIVNPDFYLESFKKAGANIISVHIEACNHLHRTLQAIKDLGCKAGVAINPHTSVNLLEDVIKDLDLVCVMSVNPGFGGQKFIENTFNKVRVLKDLIEKKGSHALIEIDGGVNQNNAPLLIQAGADILVAGNFVFSAENPIETIRQLKNL from the coding sequence ATGCCTATTCAAATTTCTCCATCAGTTCTTGCTTCAGATTTTGCCAATCTTCAGAGTGAAATAGAAATGTTGAATGATTCTGAGGCAGATTTTATCCATGTGGATATTATGGATGGAGTTTTTGTGCCGAACATTTCATTTGGGATACCGGTAACTGAGGCCATAAACAAGCATGCCAAAAAACCATTGGACGTTCATTTGATGATCGTTAATCCTGACTTTTATCTTGAGTCATTCAAAAAAGCCGGAGCCAATATTATTTCGGTACATATTGAAGCATGCAATCATCTTCATAGAACCCTTCAAGCTATCAAGGATCTGGGTTGCAAAGCAGGAGTGGCCATTAACCCCCATACTTCTGTCAATTTGCTCGAAGATGTCATCAAAGATCTGGATCTGGTATGTGTGATGTCCGTCAACCCGGGCTTTGGTGGTCAGAAATTCATAGAAAATACCTTCAATAAAGTACGTGTTCTTAAAGATTTGATTGAAAAAAAAGGATCACATGCATTGATAGAAATTGACGGAGGAGTAAATCAAAATAATGCCCCGCTGTTGATACAGGCAGGTGCAGATATTCTGGTAGCAGGTAATTTTGTTTTTTCAGCTGAAAACCCGATTGAGACGATCAGACAATTAAAAAACCTTTGA
- the gyrA gene encoding DNA gyrase subunit A: MAKGENENIIPINIEDEMRGAYIDYSMSVIVSRALPDVRDGLKPVHRRILFGMQELGVLHNKPFKKSARIVGEVLGKYHPHGDSAVYETMVRMAQPWSLRYPLVDGQGNFGSVDGDNPAAMRYTEARLKRIAEELLTDINKETVDFQLNFDDSLKEPVVLPAKIPALLLNGASGIAVGMATNMAPHNLGEVVDGIIAYIDNRDITVSELMEFIIAPDFPTGGIIYGYNGVKAAFETGRGRIVVRGKAEIETKDNGRESIIISEIPYMVNKANMIEKTAALINEKKIDGIVAIRDESDRQGMRVVYDLKRDAITNVVLNNLYKQTQLQTSFSVNNVALVKGRPQTLNLKDMIVHYVSHRHEVVVRRTQYELREAEKRAHILEGYLIALDHLDEVISLIRSSRDPETARNGLMEKFELSEIQARAILDMRLQRLTGMEREKIQEEYRELMAFIEELKEILESEEKRMQIIKDELAEIKDRYTDARRTTIEHNAEDFSYEDMIPNEEVIITVSHEGYIKRTVLTEYRTQGRGGVGSKGVSTKEDDWTEYLFTASTHNYLLIFTDHGKLFWLKTYAIPEGSKTSKGRPIQNLINIDSEDKIRSIIQVGDLNDADYINNNFLVMVTTKGIIKKTTLEQYSRPRTNGIIALNIREDDQLLRVEMTNGDSHIIIAAKSGRAIHFHESTVRPMGRTATGVKAIKLRDVNDEVVGMVCASREDASLLVVSEKGYGKRSPLDEYRITNRGGKGVKAMNITEKTGFLVAIKEVVDSDDLMIINKSGITIRTPVSNLRVMGRATQGVRLIKLSETDSISSVEKISKEEDHEVIEGNIENNPEGLNEGDSEVNPTES, encoded by the coding sequence ATGGCGAAGGGAGAAAACGAGAATATAATTCCGATTAATATTGAAGATGAAATGCGTGGGGCCTATATCGATTATTCGATGTCGGTCATTGTTTCCAGAGCACTACCAGATGTCCGGGACGGACTCAAACCGGTTCATAGAAGAATTCTTTTTGGAATGCAGGAACTGGGTGTATTACATAACAAACCATTTAAAAAATCTGCAAGAATAGTAGGGGAAGTATTGGGTAAATATCACCCCCATGGTGATTCTGCTGTATATGAGACTATGGTCCGTATGGCCCAACCTTGGTCATTGAGATATCCATTGGTTGATGGTCAGGGTAACTTTGGTTCAGTAGATGGGGATAATCCCGCTGCCATGCGTTACACTGAAGCAAGACTGAAGAGGATTGCGGAAGAACTCCTTACGGATATCAATAAAGAAACAGTTGATTTTCAACTCAATTTTGATGATTCCTTAAAAGAACCTGTAGTTCTACCTGCCAAAATTCCAGCATTGTTATTGAACGGCGCATCAGGTATTGCAGTAGGAATGGCCACTAATATGGCTCCCCATAATTTGGGCGAGGTTGTAGATGGTATCATAGCCTACATTGATAACAGGGACATCACCGTTTCTGAATTGATGGAATTTATCATCGCTCCGGATTTCCCGACAGGTGGTATCATTTATGGATATAATGGTGTCAAAGCAGCTTTTGAAACCGGAAGAGGAAGGATAGTCGTTCGGGGTAAGGCGGAAATTGAAACCAAAGATAACGGGCGTGAGTCCATTATTATTTCGGAAATCCCATATATGGTCAACAAGGCCAATATGATTGAAAAAACTGCTGCGCTTATCAATGAGAAAAAAATTGATGGAATAGTAGCTATCAGAGATGAATCTGATAGGCAAGGGATGCGGGTGGTGTATGATCTGAAAAGAGATGCCATCACCAATGTTGTATTGAATAACCTTTACAAACAAACTCAGTTACAGACCTCATTTTCAGTCAACAATGTAGCTTTGGTTAAAGGAAGACCACAGACACTTAACCTCAAGGACATGATTGTGCATTACGTCAGCCACAGACATGAGGTAGTGGTCAGGAGGACGCAATATGAACTGAGAGAAGCCGAGAAGAGAGCCCATATTTTGGAAGGTTATCTTATTGCTTTGGATCATTTGGATGAAGTGATTTCATTGATAAGGAGTTCAAGGGATCCAGAAACAGCTAGAAACGGCTTGATGGAAAAGTTTGAGCTGAGTGAAATCCAGGCACGGGCTATTTTGGATATGAGACTTCAGCGTCTTACCGGAATGGAGCGAGAAAAAATCCAGGAAGAATATAGAGAATTAATGGCGTTTATTGAGGAACTCAAAGAGATTCTTGAAAGCGAGGAAAAAAGGATGCAGATCATCAAAGATGAACTGGCTGAAATCAAAGACCGCTACACTGACGCAAGAAGAACTACAATTGAGCATAATGCTGAGGATTTCAGTTATGAAGATATGATTCCAAATGAGGAAGTGATTATCACGGTTTCCCATGAAGGATATATAAAGAGAACAGTCCTGACTGAATACAGAACCCAAGGTAGAGGCGGAGTAGGTTCAAAAGGCGTTTCCACCAAAGAAGATGACTGGACGGAATACCTTTTTACAGCTTCAACCCATAATTACCTTTTGATTTTCACGGATCATGGCAAGTTATTCTGGCTCAAGACTTATGCCATACCGGAAGGTTCAAAAACATCCAAAGGCCGTCCTATTCAAAATCTGATCAATATCGATTCAGAGGATAAAATCAGGTCAATTATTCAGGTCGGTGACCTAAATGATGCTGATTATATCAATAATAATTTTTTGGTTATGGTCACCACAAAAGGTATCATTAAAAAAACAACCTTAGAGCAATATTCCAGACCTAGAACTAATGGGATCATTGCCCTGAATATCAGGGAAGACGATCAGTTATTGAGAGTCGAGATGACCAATGGTGATTCCCATATAATCATCGCCGCAAAATCCGGTAGAGCGATACATTTCCATGAGTCTACTGTAAGACCAATGGGAAGAACAGCCACTGGCGTCAAGGCAATTAAGTTAAGGGATGTTAACGACGAAGTGGTTGGCATGGTATGTGCTTCCCGAGAAGATGCAAGCCTTTTGGTAGTCTCAGAGAAAGGTTATGGCAAAAGATCTCCTCTGGACGAATACAGAATCACCAATAGAGGAGGTAAAGGAGTGAAAGCAATGAATATTACTGAAAAGACAGGATTCCTTGTTGCCATTAAAGAAGTAGTAGACAGTGATGATCTGATGATTATCAATAAATCTGGAATTACAATAAGAACTCCGGTTTCAAACCTTAGGGTAATGGGTCGGGCGACACAGGGTGTCAGATTGATTAAACTCAGTGAGACAGATAGTATTTCTTCAGTAGAAAAAATCTCGAAAGAAGAGGATCATGAAGTAATTGAAGGAAATATTGAAAATAACCCCGAAGGATTAAATGAGGGAGATTCAGAAGTAAACCCGACTGAATCTTAA
- a CDS encoding tetratricopeptide repeat protein: protein MKKLILSLALVGIATMAFAQKKVVKSAEKNFKNGDLTIALDEVNAALSDPETMDDPSTLLLKAQIQTKMFEKDEENNMGTVETGRNAFADFNETMEMVGNDKESKVGKEVYKEDIPGVLPDNLRPFSLETLRQASFNKAISTYEEDDLEMSFEFFSLVSDIDPNDTTAAFNAGFLANDLGKYEEAKVLFNRLLEIENYDKLNAYYFLIQIASGEDKDPEAAYKYVAMARKDYPDDKTLSEFEVQLLLQMNKMEEAMASVKAALKDDPNNAGLLLRHGYLMEQSGDMDGALGEYKKAVVADPNFFEGNYYSGAIYIDRARAILAEVNNLSDEEWEKRAPQMSKEADDLYTQAIPYFTKASELKPENTEILEILFQIHTRLKNEGEAEKYNQKLIALLGPNWLER from the coding sequence ATGAAAAAGTTAATCTTATCATTGGCTTTAGTAGGTATTGCAACTATGGCCTTTGCGCAAAAAAAAGTAGTAAAATCTGCCGAAAAAAACTTTAAGAACGGTGACCTCACGATAGCACTTGATGAGGTAAATGCAGCTTTAAGTGATCCAGAAACCATGGATGATCCAAGTACGTTGTTGCTAAAAGCCCAGATTCAAACAAAAATGTTTGAGAAAGATGAGGAAAATAATATGGGAACTGTTGAAACAGGAAGGAACGCCTTTGCGGATTTCAATGAGACAATGGAAATGGTCGGAAACGACAAGGAAAGCAAAGTAGGAAAAGAAGTATATAAAGAAGATATTCCAGGAGTACTGCCTGATAATCTCCGGCCTTTTTCTTTGGAAACATTAAGACAAGCTTCCTTCAACAAGGCCATTTCAACATATGAAGAAGATGATTTAGAAATGTCTTTTGAATTTTTTTCACTGGTTTCTGACATAGATCCAAATGATACAACTGCTGCGTTCAATGCAGGTTTTCTGGCCAATGACTTAGGAAAATATGAAGAAGCTAAAGTTCTTTTCAACAGGCTTCTTGAAATTGAAAACTATGACAAACTTAACGCTTATTATTTTCTGATCCAGATTGCCAGTGGCGAAGATAAAGATCCTGAGGCCGCTTACAAGTATGTTGCAATGGCCAGAAAAGATTATCCGGATGATAAAACACTTTCGGAGTTTGAAGTGCAATTATTGCTTCAAATGAATAAAATGGAAGAAGCAATGGCATCTGTAAAGGCAGCTTTGAAGGATGATCCTAATAATGCAGGATTATTGTTGAGACATGGTTACTTAATGGAACAATCAGGAGATATGGATGGAGCTTTGGGAGAATATAAAAAAGCAGTAGTAGCTGATCCCAATTTCTTTGAAGGAAATTATTATTCTGGTGCTATTTATATAGACCGTGCAAGAGCGATTTTGGCAGAAGTAAATAATTTGTCAGATGAGGAATGGGAAAAAAGAGCACCTCAAATGTCCAAGGAAGCAGATGATTTATATACACAAGCTATCCCGTATTTCACTAAAGCTTCAGAGCTGAAACCTGAAAACACTGAGATTCTAGAGATTCTTTTCCAGATCCATACCAGATTAAAAAATGAAGGTGAGGCAGAAAAATACAATCAGAAACTGATTGCACTTCTTGGACCTAATTGGTTGGAAAGATAA
- a CDS encoding acyloxyacyl hydrolase, translated as MNQLFKLAAFLLIFPFGKVSAIQPLDSIPKPRKYQKQFSILFEAGPMIPRGTDWSDVIKDDLKYKALDMRLGFRKIQPKVYNMVYRYPTFGFGFYTATFKNPYIGKPNAVYLFADIPFPKSFQNNKLTFSYLAAMGVSFNFKPYDPEYNPINQFIGSYQNGYVHVSFNMRYQLFQDLSLESAIGFKHFSNGSLKKPNAGLNFIPFSIGAKFNLNQSDLGFSEYKETPKFVPNGQINIWVSAGGKNYQKGENVYLKSVVGVNYLRQWNYKYRMGLGMDLFYSSGTAIRYPSKSVSIGDQISVALVGSWEWVLTKNIYVPIAFGTYLHRNVHNEEIKWFYKRIGARYRFDNHFFAGVTLKAHGFKADFFEWTLGYSIFNDKNKY; from the coding sequence GTGAATCAATTATTTAAATTAGCAGCATTTCTTTTAATTTTTCCTTTCGGTAAAGTATCGGCTATACAGCCATTGGATTCAATTCCCAAACCCAGAAAATACCAAAAACAATTCAGTATTCTTTTTGAGGCAGGGCCGATGATTCCCAGGGGCACTGATTGGTCAGATGTTATTAAAGATGATCTCAAATATAAAGCCTTGGATATGAGATTGGGATTTAGAAAAATTCAACCAAAAGTCTATAATATGGTATATCGTTATCCGACTTTTGGATTTGGTTTTTATACTGCTACATTCAAGAACCCTTATATAGGAAAGCCTAATGCCGTATACCTTTTTGCAGATATTCCTTTTCCCAAATCATTTCAAAATAATAAACTTACTTTTAGTTACCTGGCAGCAATGGGGGTTTCGTTTAATTTCAAACCTTATGATCCTGAGTATAATCCTATCAATCAATTTATTGGTTCTTACCAAAACGGATATGTTCATGTTTCATTTAATATGCGATATCAATTATTTCAGGATTTGAGTCTGGAAAGTGCCATTGGGTTCAAGCATTTTTCAAATGGTTCATTGAAGAAGCCCAATGCAGGTTTGAATTTTATTCCTTTTTCGATTGGAGCTAAATTTAACCTCAATCAATCGGATTTAGGTTTTTCTGAATATAAAGAAACACCAAAATTTGTTCCGAATGGCCAAATTAACATTTGGGTTTCGGCAGGAGGTAAAAACTATCAAAAAGGTGAAAATGTATATCTGAAATCTGTTGTTGGAGTAAACTATTTAAGACAATGGAATTATAAATACCGAATGGGATTAGGAATGGATTTGTTTTATTCCTCAGGTACTGCTATCAGGTATCCATCAAAATCAGTTTCCATAGGAGACCAAATATCGGTTGCTTTAGTAGGTTCTTGGGAATGGGTACTTACAAAAAATATTTACGTTCCAATCGCATTCGGGACCTATCTTCACCGAAATGTTCATAATGAAGAGATTAAATGGTTTTATAAAAGAATAGGAGCAAGGTATCGCTTTGATAATCATTTCTTTGCTGGAGTGACCCTTAAAGCCCATGGGTTCAAAGCTGACTTTTTTGAATGGACTTTGGGTTATTCTATTTTTAATGATAAAAACAAATATTGA
- a CDS encoding PIG-L family deacetylase produces the protein MKNPKWLLFCLSFVIIIPLFSQTQPSSVLYHKLLRFKDTKRVLFVAAHPDDENTRLIAYLANAEHAEVAYLSLTRGDGGQNLLGKELGIELGLIRTNELLKARETDGGRQYFTRALDFGYSKNPSETFNNWDKEKLLADVVWMVRKFQPDIIINRFNTIPGTTHGHHTSSALLSVETFNKAADPSVFPEQLKYTQPWQAKRIFWNAYNWGGQYEPEEGKTYYNFSVGDYNPLLGTTYSQIAADSRTMHKSQGFGSTSQIGQGNDFIELISGNTFKNNPFEDISNRWNQLTNSESIVKAIDAALSDFDFISPEKNAIKLLEIKSLLDKEKSEELWFLEKKIFLDELILEVMGVKAEFIVKKELGFPGEKIKTDLVFNNPSDIALKVESFEGKLFQFNIGSEAKNNVPVSQSFEIQIPRDYPVSQPFWLKDPLDGSLFNIQDLQLIGKPVNDPSIEGTLNLLISGEIIKMNLPLEYKYNDQVDGEIKQPFTLVPEVNVKLDKNNLFLVDGADKILKVEVTFYNKILEGELVIDGLTLDQYRIFSVDKEERRKRLIYTVEFLDSDKELKDVLVSFKTEEGLKFNQDTKRIIYKHIPNLTYFTTTTLRLIQMDLNLSKQRIGYITGAGDDVPDVLRNLGYEVNFLEDSDFKKERLMSYQTIIVGIRAFNVNQALADHVDQLMGYVKEGGNLIVQYNTSSPLLTRELGPYPFSISRFRVAVENSPVKADYSHPLMNMPNKILPSDFEGWVQERGLYFTSDIDKNYSTPLTMNDPGEEPNQGSMIFTTFGKGTYTYTGLSWFRQLPAGVPGAIKIFVNLIEQSGEGSN, from the coding sequence ATGAAAAACCCTAAATGGCTTTTGTTTTGTCTATCTTTTGTAATTATCATTCCCCTCTTTTCACAAACACAACCTTCTTCAGTACTTTATCATAAACTTTTAAGATTTAAAGATACCAAGAGGGTATTATTTGTTGCTGCTCATCCCGATGATGAAAATACCAGGCTTATTGCCTACTTGGCAAATGCAGAACATGCAGAAGTCGCCTATCTTTCCCTTACAAGAGGTGACGGCGGGCAGAACCTATTGGGAAAGGAATTGGGAATTGAATTAGGTTTGATCAGGACCAATGAATTGCTAAAGGCAAGGGAAACAGACGGTGGGAGGCAGTATTTTACCAGGGCCCTGGATTTTGGATATAGCAAAAATCCGAGTGAGACTTTTAATAATTGGGACAAAGAAAAATTATTGGCAGATGTGGTTTGGATGGTCCGGAAATTTCAACCTGATATCATCATCAATAGGTTTAATACCATACCGGGAACCACTCATGGTCATCACACGAGTTCTGCTTTGCTTTCTGTAGAGACTTTCAACAAGGCCGCAGATCCATCAGTATTTCCGGAACAACTTAAATATACTCAGCCATGGCAAGCAAAGAGGATTTTTTGGAATGCATACAATTGGGGAGGCCAATATGAACCTGAAGAAGGCAAAACCTATTATAATTTTTCTGTAGGAGATTACAATCCCCTTTTGGGAACGACATATTCCCAAATAGCAGCTGACAGCCGTACCATGCACAAATCGCAGGGTTTTGGTTCCACATCTCAGATTGGTCAGGGAAATGATTTTATAGAATTGATAAGCGGAAATACCTTCAAAAACAATCCTTTTGAGGATATCAGCAATAGGTGGAATCAACTGACAAATAGTGAAAGCATCGTTAAGGCAATAGATGCTGCACTTTCAGATTTTGATTTTATTTCTCCGGAGAAAAACGCAATCAAACTGCTTGAAATCAAATCCCTTTTGGACAAAGAAAAGAGTGAAGAACTCTGGTTTCTTGAAAAGAAAATTTTTCTGGATGAATTAATTCTGGAGGTAATGGGAGTAAAAGCTGAATTCATCGTAAAAAAGGAGCTCGGATTTCCAGGAGAAAAAATAAAGACTGATTTGGTATTCAATAATCCTTCTGACATTGCATTAAAAGTTGAATCTTTTGAAGGAAAATTGTTTCAATTCAATATAGGAAGTGAGGCTAAAAACAATGTTCCGGTATCGCAGTCTTTCGAAATTCAGATCCCAAGGGACTATCCTGTTTCTCAGCCATTTTGGTTGAAAGACCCGCTTGATGGCAGTCTTTTTAATATTCAGGATCTCCAGTTAATTGGTAAACCCGTAAACGATCCCAGTATTGAAGGAACATTGAATTTGTTGATTTCAGGTGAAATCATTAAAATGAATTTACCTTTAGAATACAAGTACAACGACCAGGTGGACGGAGAAATAAAGCAGCCGTTTACATTGGTCCCTGAAGTCAATGTCAAACTGGATAAAAACAACCTGTTTCTGGTAGACGGTGCTGATAAAATACTGAAAGTTGAAGTTACATTTTACAATAAGATCCTTGAAGGGGAATTGGTGATAGATGGTTTGACGCTTGATCAATACCGAATTTTCTCCGTGGATAAGGAAGAAAGAAGGAAAAGGCTTATTTATACTGTGGAATTTTTGGATTCGGATAAGGAGTTAAAAGATGTTCTTGTTTCTTTCAAGACTGAGGAAGGACTGAAATTCAATCAGGATACCAAGAGGATAATCTACAAACATATACCTAATCTCACTTATTTTACCACTACAACTTTGAGATTGATCCAAATGGACCTCAATCTCAGTAAGCAGAGAATAGGCTATATCACTGGCGCAGGAGATGATGTCCCGGATGTGTTGAGGAATTTGGGATATGAAGTTAATTTTCTTGAAGACAGTGATTTCAAAAAAGAAAGGCTTATGTCCTATCAAACCATCATCGTAGGCATTAGGGCATTTAATGTCAATCAGGCTTTGGCAGATCATGTAGACCAATTGATGGGCTATGTAAAAGAAGGTGGGAATCTTATTGTACAATATAATACCAGTTCTCCATTGCTGACCAGAGAATTGGGACCTTATCCCTTTTCCATTTCCAGATTTAGAGTGGCAGTCGAGAATTCCCCCGTAAAAGCAGATTATTCCCATCCCCTGATGAATATGCCCAATAAAATCCTACCAAGTGATTTTGAAGGATGGGTTCAGGAGCGGGGATTATATTTTACGAGTGATATAGATAAGAATTATTCCACGCCTTTGACCATGAATGACCCTGGAGAAGAACCCAATCAAGGTTCCATGATTTTTACTACCTTCGGAAAAGGGACTTATACCTACACTGGTCTTTCCTGGTTCCGCCAATTGCCGGCAGGTGTACCGGGAGCCATAAAAATATTTGTCAACTTAATTGAACAGTCAGGTGAAGGATCAAATTAA